The following is a genomic window from Caldicellulosiruptor danielii.
TTACCTCCTTATCACCTTCTTCATAGTGGACAACATCTCCATACATTGGTATGAGTTTTAAAACTATCTCGCCTGTGTCAAAATCTGCAGATACAAAGTGAACCTTCACAGTTGTTTTGTCCTTTGCTGCCTCGCCTCTTAAAACAAGCCCTCCACTTTCTTTCCACAAACCTTTTGAAAGCATTTCGCGCTTTAAATTTTCCAGAGCTTCTGGTGGATGCCAGAACCATCTTGCATCTCGCGCTGATCTTTCTACAATCTCGGACCAAGACATTGACTCTCTTGTAAAGAGCAAATTCTCTACCTTTTCACGAAACTCATCAATGTCATTTACTTCTATATACTTTTTGTTAAGCAACACTTTTTGAATGACAATCTCTCCGTCTCGGTTGTTGCCAAGAAGAGCCTTTACTCCATCCAAACCTTTTGTGCCTTGAGAATCTCCATTTTCACCTGCCGGCAGATATTTTAAATCTTCAGGAATAAGTTCAGCGTTTTGTTTAGTATATGGTCTTTGTGGATAGTAAATCTTATTAAAAGTCTCTCTCAAGACTTCTAAAACTGCATTTCTCATCTTGCTCTGCTCATTTTCTGCACGCTGATACTCTGTATCTGTCTCAGGAACTCGTTCATTTCTGAGCTCCTTTAACACATTTTCCCAGCACATATATTCTCTAATTCTCTCCAAAAGTGTGTTATACATAGTAGTAGAACCTGTCAAAAAGAGAAGTCTGTTTTTGTATGTCTGATTTTGCCAAAAACCAATCAATGCGGGGTTAAGAGACCCTTTTGAGTCATAAGGCTTTGAAATAATTAGTGTTACATTGTTCATGTCCACATTGATTTTGGATATGTCATTTGGCAAGGCGATAATCTTTTGGTACACCTTCTGATAGCAATTTAGATTTCTGGGTGAGAAATATTCATAAAGAAGTCTCTCTAACACTGCCTCTGCTTCATCTAATGTATACATGCTTTTGAATTTTCTCATGCGTGCAATTACATTTTCCATTGGGGTAAGATATATTCTATCATTTGCATCAATTCTTGTATGCAATGAATTCTGCTTAAACTCTTCAATTATGTTAGCAAGTAAGCTCAAATCTTTGTTCGGTGAGCTCATATATGCAAAAAGTTCACTTGTAGTAAGCCCAAGGGGCGATTTTGTAATTTCGGACAGTGAAGATAGTAAAATCAACTTCGCAACTTCACTTGCCAGTGTTGTGTTATATTTTTGGTCAATAGCCTTCGCAGTTGTAATATGAGCTGTTGAATAAACATCATGCATAACAGCATTCTCTAAGCTCTGCTTAATGTTTGTAATCTCTTCACGTGTATTGTAATCGCTCAGGTCAAAGTCATATGGCTCAATGAGATACTTCTGCTTTGCAAGGGATCCATCTTCACCATAAAGGTATCTTATGTAATGCCTCATAAGACGAATAAGCCCGCGTGTCTGCTGGAAATTTACATTTTCCCTAAATCTGCTAACAAGCTCCATTATTGCAGGATGGAACGGATAAGTCCTCTTTATCTCAGTGTAAATTCTCTCTGGCTCAACTGTAGTCTGCCCTTTTCTATTACCTTCTTCAATAACCTCTTTATAGGCTTTTGCAATCTCTTCTACATCTGGGTCATTTTCAGGGTCTTGTGGGCACTCCTTGAAAAACCTCTTTCTCAAAATACAGTATACATCATTTGTAACCATATCAACCGGCTGAATAGAAGAAGCAACACGGGTTGCTTCTTTGTCAAGCTCTGTTGCTAAAGCACTTTGTAAAAGCTTCCCACCTTGTTCATACGCTGCTTGAAGGTCTGCAACAACTACCATTACGTTTGAAAGATCTTTTTTCTGGATTGCGTTGAAAAGATTCGAAAGCCCAATCGAAACAACCTTTCCAAAGTTGGTCTCACCAACTGGAATGCTCTGGACATACTCAAGATATAGCGGAAGCTCATCAAGCAGTATCAAAAGAGGGTCTCCTGTTAAAAGCTCGGTCCACTCTCTATCACCAGGTGCAAACATATGGTTTTGAAGTGACTTGTTCAAAACCTCT
Proteins encoded in this region:
- a CDS encoding DUF499 domain-containing protein, producing MKTLFDLCKPREDIFTTRSSEDVQEISDLLSDKINPEKFFEQTYITNGMRRLFDVAFKRFIGADDEQGVIVLRQAMGGGKTHNMIALGLLAKYPELRKKVLGESYQYMYTGRIRLAVFTGRWTRSIPWVEIANQLGKQEVLNKSLQNHMFAPGDREWTELLTGDPLLILLDELPLYLEYVQSIPVGETNFGKVVSIGLSNLFNAIQKKDLSNVMVVVADLQAAYEQGGKLLQSALATELDKEATRVASSIQPVDMVTNDVYCILRKRFFKECPQDPENDPDVEEIAKAYKEVIEEGNRKGQTTVEPERIYTEIKRTYPFHPAIMELVSRFRENVNFQQTRGLIRLMRHYIRYLYGEDGSLAKQKYLIEPYDFDLSDYNTREEITNIKQSLENAVMHDVYSTAHITTAKAIDQKYNTTLASEVAKLILLSSLSEITKSPLGLTTSELFAYMSSPNKDLSLLANIIEEFKQNSLHTRIDANDRIYLTPMENVIARMRKFKSMYTLDEAEAVLERLLYEYFSPRNLNCYQKVYQKIIALPNDISKINVDMNNVTLIISKPYDSKGSLNPALIGFWQNQTYKNRLLFLTGSTTMYNTLLERIREYMCWENVLKELRNERVPETDTEYQRAENEQSKMRNAVLEVLRETFNKIYYPQRPYTKQNAELIPEDLKYLPAGENGDSQGTKGLDGVKALLGNNRDGEIVIQKVLLNKKYIEVNDIDEFREKVENLLFTRESMSWSEIVERSARDARWFWHPPEALENLKREMLSKGLWKESGGLVLRGEAAKDKTTVKVHFVSADFDTGEIVLKLIPMYGDVVHYEEGDKEVTENSPVVPNINEFRTKAAKLNFLCIDSTGYHPKGDVVKYECPIMLDDNIKYGDSEGRVHIKVRTAPQATVKYTTDGTNPRYNGKIAENGDIIIPDDAKVIIVVAEKDGVFSELKHIPINKDKTGKVMIKEIELDYTKPVRLKVAGAKNKIQLFNLLEVQREIELLKSFGGKLVRYSIDVYKDDENYIVLTNNIRQGVEANEILKLIEKVKAEFYNNEVQNVAVVITELLFEDAKNFEEWTKQKGKTLHDFKEVITQNE